The following are encoded in a window of Fulvia fulva chromosome 7, complete sequence genomic DNA:
- a CDS encoding Carboxylesterase patB, producing MGGGDPAEVTIWGASAGGGSVTAQLIAGGAFDEPPFSAAIAEYPWWQPYINETQQDITYRHALELSQCKTTTCLRALPEEQMVVLAQAVLNASYPGPGAVYGVVVDDKFILDLPSQEFACGHFHDVPLIVGHSVNEGSIFVRRNYSPQVMATDDAELLFPFAGPAFLSRLYNLYPRAAYDSISNQTVGWFGDFNINCPTYHTAHNAIDRTSNKSAVWKMLFNAGRKRHGATFEYLNSNYTGLPQASNQTLGQIMSSYWMSFIMTQDPNVLRMDRAPDWPSYASGGIGTLDTGEAVGFQTLEVMDDAMEAVVDNDASAKCDFFASRAFQVQN from the exons ATGGGGG GTGGCGATCCTGCAGAGGTCACGATCTGGGGTGCATCGGCCGGAGGAGGGAGTGTAACTGCTCAACTCATTGCTGGCGGCGCTTTCGACGAGCCTCCTTTCTCTGCAGCTATAGCTGAGTACC CTTGGTGGCAACCATACATCAACGAGACCCAGCAAGATATCACGTATCGACATGCGCTTGAGTTGTCTCAGTGCAAGACTACAACTTGTCTTCGTGCGTTGCCGGAAGAACAGATGGTTGTTCTCGCCCAAGCGGTGCTTAATGCCTCCTATCCTGGTCCTGGAGCTGTTTATGGCGTAG TGGTGGACGACAAGTTCATTCTCGACCTTCCTAGCCAGGAGTTCGCGTGTGGTCACTTTCATGATGTGCCTTTGATCGTTGGGCACTCGGT CAACGAGGGTAGTATCTTCGTGAGAAGAAATTACAGCCCTCAGGTCATGGCCACAGACGATGCTGAGCTCCTCTTTCCCTTCGCAGGACCTGCCTTCCTGTCCCGATTGTACAATTTGTATCCACGGGCTGCATATGACTCCATCTCGAACCAGACAGTAGGCTGGTTTGGCGACTTC AACATCAACTGCCCGACCTACCACACGGCCCACAACGCCATCGACCGCACCTCCAACAAATCCGCAGTCTGGAAGATGCTCTTCAACGCAGGGCGCAAGCGCCATGGCGCTACCTTCGAGTACCTCAATTCCAACTACACCGGTCTTCCGCAGGCCAGTAATCAGACTCTGGGGCAGATTATGTCTTCATACTGGATGTCTTTCATCATGACTCAGGACCCTAATGTGTTGAGGATGGATCGTGCGCCTGATTGGCCTAGCTATGCTAGTGGAGGGATCGGGACGCTTGATACGGGAGAGGCTGTGGGGTTCCAGACGTTGGAGGTGATGGATGATGCGATGGAGGCGGTGGTTGATAACGATGCGTCGGCGAAGTGTGACTTTTTTGCGAGTCGTGCTTTCCAGGTGCAGAATTAG
- a CDS encoding NCT transcriptional regulatory complex subunit B, which yields MSDKEFGGNDDLSLPKATVQKIINEVLATNPAFEGANLAFAKDTRDILIECCVEFITMLTSEANEIAEKDAKKTIACEHITKAIADLGYPDFVPELEKVAAEFKTQQAHRERKQTKIEQSGMSHEELLKAQEELFKSAGDKYNAGPAE from the exons ATGTCAGACAAGGAGTTTGGAG GTAACGATGACCTCTCTCTTCCAAAAG CCACCGTCCAAAAGATCATCAACGAAGTTCTCGCGACGAATCCTGCCTTCGAAGGCGCCAACCTCGCTTTCGCCAAGGACACCCGAGATATCCTGATCGAATGCTGCGTCGAGTTCATCACCATGTTGACATCGGAGGCGAATGAAATTGCCGAGAAGGATGCGAAGAAGACGATTGCATGCGAACACATTACGAAGGCTATTGCAGATCTGGGATATCCTGACTTTGTGCCGGAGTTGGAGAAGGTCGCTGCTGAGTTCAAGACGCAGCAGGCT CATCGAGAACGGAAGCAGACTAAGATCGAGCAGAGCGGCATGTCGCATGAGGAGTTGCTCAAGGCCCAAGAAGAGCTGTTCAAGAGTGCGGGAGACAAGTACAATGCTGGCCCGGCAGAGTAG
- a CDS encoding Putative oxidoreductase yields the protein MPSTPSRSNDQAGASGTVILGAGIIGCATAYYLSQSATTRPDSIHLVEASDGLFDSASGKSGGFIAEDWFGPATASLGRLSFQLHQELADEHNGRQNWGYSRSTGISLVDGGGRSSSGGRQDTEWLANGTSRAQAAQDPGVHEFVSGNGPSWLRKRDGDAVDHIGEEGGVAQVDPLRLSHFLLDQCTSRGVHLHHPARAVQITTDPTGILSGITLRDSDSDDTEHHIPCTRLLISASAWTPQIFASLFRSSPTTIAVTPYAGHSIVVKSPRWTREHETRGCHALLTTMQNSFSPEIFSRVGEEIYIAGLNDSDLPLPEKASEAVPDPEAIEDLIAVAHTLPGRDGTDVSDLEVLREGLCFRPVTRSGAPILTRMEDKELGGMRMAEDGGVYVCAGPGPWGISLGLETGLVMSEMIEGKRTSADVRRLGLR from the coding sequence ATGCCGAGTACTCCATCGAGATCGAACGACCAGGCCGGCGCAAGCGGTACTGTTATCCTAGGTGCCGGCATCATCGGCTGTGCCACAGCGTACTACCTCTCACAATCCGCCACTACACGACCCGACAGCATACATCTCGTCGAAGCGAGCGACGGACTATTCGACAGCGCGAGCGGTAAGAGTGGCGGTTTCATTGCTGAGGACTGGTTCGGGCCGGCGACAGCAAGTCTAGGTAGACTGTCGTTCCAATTACATCAAGAGCTAGCAGATGAACACAATGGTAGACAGAACTGGGGCTACAGCAGGAGCACAGGCATATCTTTGGTCGATGGCGGAGGAAGAAGCTCATCCGGAGGGAGGCAAGATACGGAATGGCTAGCGAATGGTACAAGTAGAGCCCAAGCAGCGCAAGACCCTGGCGTACATGAGTTCGTCTCAGGCAATGGCCCATCTTGGCTTAGAAAGAGGGATGGCGACGCTGTGGACCATATCGGCGAAGAAGGCGGCGTAGCTCAGGTTGATCCTTTACGCCTCTCACACTTCCTTCTCGATCAATGTACATCCCGAGGTGTTCATTTGCACCATCCAGCCCGAGCGGTCCAAATCACAACAGACCCCACGGGCATCCTCTCCGGCATAACTCTCCGCGACAGCGACAGCGACGACACCGAACACCACATCCCCTGTACCCGCCTTCTTATCTCAGCGAGCGCCTGGACGCCCCAGATCTTCGCCTCCCTCTTCCGTTCCTCGCCAACCACAATCGCCGTCACACCCTACGCAGGCCACAGCATCGTCGTAAAAAGCCCTCGCTGGACGAGAGAACACGAAACCCGTGGCTGCCACGCGCTTCTCACAACAATGCAAAACAGCTTCAGCCCTGAAATTTTCTCCCGAGTAGGAGAGGAAATCTACATCGCCGGCCTTAACGACAGTGACCTACCTCTCCCTGAAAAGGCAAGCGAAGCGGTGCCAGACCCTGAAGCGATTGAGGATTTGATAGCGGTGGCGCACACTCTACCTGGGAGGGATGGGACTGATGTGAGTGATCTGGAGGTGCTGAGGGAAGGTTTATGTTTCAGGCCTGTTACGAGGAGCGGGGCGCCGATTCTGACGAGGATGGAAGATAAGGAGCTTGGAGGTATGAGGATGGCGGAGGATGGGGGCGTGTATGTCTGTGCTGGACCTGGGCCCTGGGGGATCAGTCTGGGTTTGGAGACTGGGCTTGTTATGAGTGAGATGATTGAGGGTAAGAGGACGAGTGCTGATGTCAGGAGGCTGGGACTACGATGA